A stretch of Usitatibacter palustris DNA encodes these proteins:
- a CDS encoding YSC84-related protein produces MKAQLPIVSMALLLGAALLTLSPIADAQDKKKDAERAERNKMANDTLQRLYKTEPKAKAAIEKAAGYAVFSNFGMKILVAGGGSGQGLAKDKAGKVTYMKMLEMQAGLGFGVKKFRLVWVFDTPDAYNKFVNSGWELGSQATVSAKKGDQGAGAAGAMPVSPGIWLYQLTDDGLALELTAKGTKYSKDEALN; encoded by the coding sequence ATGAAAGCCCAGCTTCCGATCGTGTCCATGGCACTGCTCCTCGGTGCTGCCTTGCTTACCCTGTCGCCCATCGCCGACGCGCAAGACAAGAAGAAGGACGCGGAGCGCGCCGAACGCAACAAGATGGCGAACGACACTTTGCAGCGCCTGTACAAGACGGAACCGAAAGCAAAGGCGGCCATCGAGAAGGCCGCGGGCTACGCCGTGTTCAGCAACTTCGGCATGAAGATCCTCGTGGCCGGCGGCGGCTCGGGCCAGGGCCTCGCCAAGGACAAGGCGGGCAAGGTCACGTACATGAAGATGTTGGAGATGCAGGCGGGCCTGGGTTTCGGCGTGAAGAAGTTCCGCCTCGTCTGGGTGTTCGATACGCCGGACGCATACAACAAGTTCGTGAACTCCGGCTGGGAGCTCGGCTCGCAGGCGACTGTATCGGCCAAGAAGGGCGACCAGGGAGCAGGGGCCGCGGGCGCGATGCCGGTATCGCCCGGGATCTGGCTCTATCAGCTCACCGACGACGGTCTCGCGCTCGAGCTCACCGCCAAGGGCACGAAGTACTCGAAGGACGAAGCGCTGAACTGA
- a CDS encoding LVIVD repeat-containing protein: MHRAWPFFILVCTLTAAAHEARDMALVGAHSLQGRSSYQPVIHRVGDRWIAFIGHHAGRAVNPLTNVNEENGTSLLDVTDPRAPKLVAHIPGDGGAQMARFCNGYLLRTLGHSAHEVWDVRNPVKPVKASTVVSGLSDTHKSWWECDTGIAYLVAGAPGWRTSRMTQVFDLSDPAKPKFIRNFGLVGQQPGASGDVPTGLHGPISTGPTGNRIYFGYGTNSRGVLQIVDRKKLLDGAREPTEANLLAPQVGRFDFSPSYGAHTAFPILGLDGRDVVLVVNEALTYHCNEAHQKAWLVDVTTEAKPTVISTWEAPDEKRFCAKGRFGAHSSNESFAPIYYRKLVFIAYFNAGVRVLDIRDPKKPAEVAYFIPDGSPLTNNVEVDERGYVYIVDRGSLGLHVLELTGNARRWAQ; this comes from the coding sequence ATGCATCGCGCATGGCCCTTTTTCATTCTTGTTTGCACGCTGACCGCCGCCGCGCACGAAGCGCGCGACATGGCGCTCGTCGGCGCGCATTCGTTGCAGGGGCGCTCGAGCTACCAGCCCGTTATCCACCGCGTGGGCGATCGCTGGATTGCGTTCATCGGCCACCATGCGGGCCGCGCGGTAAATCCGCTCACGAACGTCAATGAAGAGAACGGCACGTCGCTTCTCGACGTCACCGATCCGCGTGCACCGAAGCTGGTCGCGCACATTCCCGGCGATGGCGGCGCGCAGATGGCGCGCTTCTGCAACGGCTACCTCCTGCGCACGCTGGGCCACTCGGCGCATGAAGTGTGGGATGTGCGCAATCCGGTGAAGCCCGTGAAGGCGAGCACGGTGGTCTCGGGCCTCAGCGACACGCACAAGAGCTGGTGGGAGTGCGACACGGGGATCGCGTACCTCGTCGCCGGTGCTCCGGGTTGGCGTACGTCGCGCATGACGCAGGTGTTCGATCTCTCGGATCCCGCGAAGCCGAAATTCATTCGCAACTTCGGGCTCGTCGGCCAGCAGCCGGGCGCGAGTGGCGACGTGCCCACGGGATTGCACGGGCCCATCTCGACCGGACCGACAGGCAATCGCATCTACTTTGGCTACGGCACGAATTCGCGCGGTGTCCTGCAGATCGTCGATCGGAAAAAGCTGCTCGACGGCGCACGCGAGCCGACGGAAGCGAACCTGCTCGCACCCCAGGTGGGCCGCTTCGATTTTTCTCCCTCGTACGGCGCGCACACGGCTTTCCCCATCCTCGGTCTCGATGGCCGCGACGTCGTGCTGGTGGTGAACGAGGCGCTGACCTATCACTGCAACGAAGCGCACCAGAAGGCGTGGCTGGTGGATGTCACGACCGAAGCGAAGCCCACCGTGATCTCGACATGGGAAGCGCCTGACGAGAAACGCTTCTGCGCGAAAGGGCGCTTCGGGGCGCACTCGTCCAACGAGAGCTTCGCACCTATCTACTACCGCAAGCTCGTCTTCATCGCGTACTTCAACGCGGGTGTGCGCGTGCTCGACATCCGCGACCCGAAGAAACCTGCGGAAGTTGCGTACTTCATCCCCGACGGAAGCCCGCTCACCAACAATGTCGAAGTCGACGAGCGGGGCTACGTCTACATCGTCGATCGCGGTTCGCTGGGGCTGCATGTCCTCGAGCTGACCGGCAATGCCCGCCGTTGGGCACAATAG
- a CDS encoding DNA recombination protein RmuC, translating into MDSQSLLVVLAVLVVILVAVVAWLAVTLRAGQESRHREVLSDLHSGLNTSADRIASRQSEEGDRLRRAVADELQRNREGLLSFEKALAEKVDHRLGEIGGKVSERLDEGFKRTNDTFVNVMLRLQTIDDAQKKLEALSSNVTSLQNLLGSKSARGALGERQLEDLVRNMLPDTAFDFQYTFPSGVRADCVLKLPEPMGLLCVDSKFPLENYERMISDGAEKVSITVFKSDVRRHVDNIALRYIIPGQTADGAVMFVPSEAIFAEIHSRHRDLVDYALQKRVWIVSPTTMMAVVNTARVVIKDVEQRRQIHLIKDELGKLAADFNRFQARMDKLATHINQAKTDVEDVQTSSRKITERFVKIERVELDSNKPSLTLVKPNAEGNDSE; encoded by the coding sequence ATGGACTCCCAGTCGCTGCTCGTCGTTCTAGCCGTCCTCGTCGTCATCCTCGTGGCGGTGGTCGCATGGCTCGCCGTCACCCTTCGCGCCGGGCAGGAAAGCCGCCATCGCGAAGTCCTCTCCGACCTGCACTCCGGGCTGAACACCTCCGCCGACCGCATTGCCTCGCGCCAGAGCGAGGAGGGCGATCGCCTGCGCCGCGCCGTGGCCGACGAGCTGCAGCGTAATCGCGAGGGGTTGCTATCGTTCGAGAAGGCGCTGGCCGAGAAGGTCGATCACCGCCTGGGCGAGATCGGCGGCAAGGTGAGCGAACGGCTCGATGAGGGCTTCAAGCGCACGAACGACACCTTCGTGAACGTGATGCTGCGGCTGCAGACGATCGACGATGCGCAGAAGAAGCTCGAAGCGCTTTCCTCCAACGTCACCAGCCTGCAGAACCTGCTGGGGAGCAAGAGTGCCCGCGGCGCGCTGGGCGAGCGCCAGCTCGAGGACCTCGTGCGCAACATGCTTCCCGACACCGCCTTCGATTTCCAGTACACCTTCCCGAGCGGTGTCCGCGCCGACTGCGTGCTGAAGCTGCCCGAGCCGATGGGGCTGCTGTGCGTGGACTCCAAGTTCCCGCTCGAGAATTACGAGCGGATGATCAGCGATGGCGCGGAGAAGGTCTCGATCACCGTGTTCAAGAGCGATGTTCGCCGCCACGTCGACAACATTGCGCTGCGATACATCATCCCGGGGCAGACCGCGGATGGCGCCGTGATGTTCGTGCCGTCGGAAGCGATTTTCGCGGAGATCCACTCGCGCCATCGCGACCTCGTGGACTACGCGCTGCAAAAGCGCGTGTGGATCGTCTCGCCCACCACGATGATGGCGGTGGTGAACACCGCGCGCGTCGTGATCAAGGATGTCGAGCAGCGCCGCCAGATCCACCTCATCAAGGATGAGCTGGGCAAGCTTGCCGCGGACTTCAACCGCTTCCAGGCGCGCATGGACAAGCTCGCCACGCACATCAACCAGGCGAAGACCGACGTCGAGGACGTGCAGACCTCGAGTCGCAAGATCACCGAGCGCTTCGTGAAGATCGAGCGCGTCGAGCTCGATTCGAACAAGCCGTCGCTGACCCTCGTGAAACCCAACGCAGAAGGAAACGATTCCGAATGA
- a CDS encoding zinc-dependent alcohol dehydrogenase family protein → MKVRAAVLETMGAALPYAQSKPLTISEVELRPPGPGEVLIRMGAAGLCHSDLSVINGDRPRPTPMALGHEAAGVVEALGPGVDDLKTGDHVVLVFVPSCGHCAPCAEGRPALCEPAVISNTAGTLLSGERRIFRDGQMVHHHMGCSAFAEAAVVSRRSCVKIDPELPLDEAALFGCAVLTGVGAVVNTAQVRAGNSVAVVGLGGVGLASVLGAVASGARDIVCVDLSDEKLKLATELGATHTFNAADPDLIAKVKAATGGGVDFAIEMAGSVKAFESAYRITRRGGTTITAGLPHPNATWPMPATNLVAEERTIKGSYIGTCVPARDLPRYISLYRQGRMPVNKLMTARLKLEDINKGFDLLHEGKAVRQVVTF, encoded by the coding sequence ATGAAGGTTCGCGCCGCCGTTCTCGAGACGATGGGAGCCGCGCTCCCGTACGCCCAATCGAAGCCGCTGACGATCTCCGAGGTCGAGCTGCGTCCACCCGGGCCGGGTGAAGTCCTCATCCGCATGGGTGCGGCGGGCCTTTGCCACTCCGACCTTTCGGTGATCAATGGCGATCGCCCGCGCCCGACGCCGATGGCGCTGGGCCACGAAGCCGCCGGTGTCGTCGAAGCGCTCGGCCCCGGCGTCGATGACCTCAAGACGGGTGATCACGTCGTGCTGGTCTTCGTGCCGAGCTGCGGCCATTGCGCGCCTTGTGCCGAAGGCCGTCCTGCACTGTGTGAACCCGCGGTGATCTCCAACACGGCGGGCACGCTGCTTTCCGGCGAGCGCCGCATCTTCCGTGACGGGCAAATGGTTCATCACCACATGGGCTGCTCGGCGTTTGCCGAGGCCGCGGTGGTTTCGCGCCGCTCGTGCGTGAAGATCGATCCGGAGCTGCCGCTCGACGAAGCCGCACTGTTCGGATGCGCGGTCCTTACCGGCGTGGGCGCGGTCGTGAACACCGCGCAAGTTCGCGCGGGGAACTCTGTGGCGGTCGTGGGCCTTGGCGGCGTGGGTCTCGCCTCGGTGCTCGGTGCCGTGGCCTCGGGTGCGCGCGATATCGTCTGCGTGGATCTCTCCGACGAAAAACTCAAGCTCGCGACCGAACTGGGTGCCACGCACACCTTCAACGCGGCCGACCCGGATCTCATCGCCAAGGTGAAGGCGGCGACCGGCGGGGGCGTGGACTTCGCGATCGAGATGGCGGGTTCGGTGAAGGCGTTCGAATCGGCGTATCGCATCACGCGCCGCGGCGGCACGACGATCACCGCGGGCCTGCCGCATCCGAATGCGACGTGGCCGATGCCCGCCACGAACCTCGTCGCCGAGGAACGCACGATCAAGGGAAGCTACATCGGCACCTGCGTGCCGGCGCGCGACCTGCCGCGCTACATCTCGCTCTATCGCCAGGGCCGCATGCCGGTGAACAAGCTGATGACCGCGCGCCTCAAGCTGGAAGACATCAACAAGGGTTTCGACCTGCTGCACGAAGGCAAGGCGGTGCGGCAGGTAGTGACGTTCTGA
- a CDS encoding isocitrate/isopropylmalate dehydrogenase family protein: protein MAKKTKAAITATLIPGDGIGPEISAAVVAILDAAGAPFKWDKQLGGVAAVDKHGDPAPKPLLDSITKNKIALKGPLATPIGGGYRSINVRLRETFGLYCNLRPVRTLVPGGRYENIDIVLFRENLEGLYVAWEHYLNIDGDPHAVAVSSGINTRAGSKRICEAAFEYAVKHKRKKVTVVHKANVLKALTGIFLETGKMVAKDYPKIECNDRIVDACAMELVLNPWKYDVIVTTNLFGDILSDLLAGLVGGLGMAPGANIGDGAAIFEAVHGSAPDIAGKGIANPLALLLAANLMLDHVGEEAISKRINNAIDAVLNKDNIRTGDLGGKATTKQFANAVIKRLK, encoded by the coding sequence ATGGCCAAGAAAACGAAAGCGGCAATCACCGCGACCCTCATTCCCGGCGACGGCATCGGCCCGGAGATCAGCGCCGCGGTGGTCGCGATCCTGGATGCGGCGGGCGCACCATTCAAGTGGGACAAGCAGCTCGGAGGCGTTGCGGCCGTCGACAAGCATGGCGACCCGGCTCCGAAGCCGCTGCTCGACAGCATCACGAAGAACAAGATCGCGCTGAAAGGTCCGCTCGCGACCCCGATCGGTGGCGGCTACCGCTCGATCAACGTGCGGCTGCGCGAGACCTTCGGCCTCTACTGCAACCTCCGGCCCGTGCGCACGCTGGTTCCCGGCGGTCGCTACGAGAACATCGACATCGTTCTCTTCCGCGAGAACCTCGAGGGCCTGTACGTCGCCTGGGAGCATTACCTCAACATCGACGGCGATCCGCACGCGGTGGCGGTGTCTTCGGGCATCAACACGCGCGCGGGCAGCAAACGCATCTGCGAGGCGGCGTTCGAATACGCGGTCAAGCACAAACGCAAGAAGGTCACGGTGGTCCACAAGGCCAACGTGTTGAAGGCGCTCACCGGCATCTTCCTCGAGACCGGCAAGATGGTCGCGAAGGACTATCCGAAGATCGAGTGCAACGACCGCATCGTCGATGCCTGCGCGATGGAGCTCGTGCTCAATCCCTGGAAGTACGACGTCATCGTCACCACGAACCTGTTCGGCGACATCCTGTCCGACCTGTTGGCGGGCCTCGTCGGCGGCCTGGGCATGGCGCCCGGTGCCAACATCGGCGACGGCGCGGCGATTTTCGAGGCGGTGCACGGCTCGGCGCCCGACATCGCGGGCAAGGGCATCGCCAATCCGCTCGCACTGCTGCTTGCCGCAAACCTCATGCTCGACCACGTGGGCGAGGAGGCGATCTCCAAGCGCATCAACAACGCGATCGATGCCGTGCTCAACAAGGACAACATTCGCACCGGCGACCTGGGCGGCAAGGCAACCACCAAGCAGTTCGCCAATGCCGTAATCAAGAGGCTCAAGTAG
- the mobB gene encoding molybdopterin-guanine dinucleotide biosynthesis protein B, whose translation MKLIGIAGFSGNGKTTLIEKLVPIFVREGLKVSLIKHAHHEFDVDKPGKDSHRHRQAGCTEVLVSSSRRWALMHELRSVSEPTLPELLSHFSPCDLVIVEGYKHADIPKVEVHRKDANSPTLHPEDANVVAVATDEALPTKLPQFSIDDAEAIASFVIKHLGLHRARLGIVK comes from the coding sequence ATGAAACTGATCGGCATCGCGGGATTCAGCGGCAACGGCAAGACCACGCTCATCGAGAAGCTGGTCCCGATCTTCGTGCGCGAAGGCCTCAAGGTCTCGCTCATCAAGCACGCGCACCACGAGTTCGACGTGGACAAGCCGGGCAAGGATTCGCACCGCCATCGTCAGGCCGGTTGCACCGAGGTGCTCGTCAGTTCGTCGCGCCGCTGGGCGCTCATGCATGAGCTGCGGTCGGTCTCGGAGCCCACGCTGCCCGAGCTGCTCTCGCACTTCTCGCCGTGCGATCTCGTGATCGTCGAAGGCTACAAGCACGCCGACATCCCCAAGGTGGAAGTCCATCGCAAGGATGCGAACTCGCCGACACTGCATCCGGAGGACGCGAACGTTGTCGCGGTGGCCACGGATGAAGCGCTTCCGACCAAGCTGCCGCAGTTCTCGATCGACGACGCCGAGGCCATCGCGAGCTTCGTGATCAAGCACCTGGGTCTGCATCGCGCGCGGCTCGGGATCGTCAAGTAG
- the moaD gene encoding molybdopterin converting factor subunit 1 — translation MVTLLYFASLRESLACSREQVALPSGSPTVAALLEQLRSRDARWSEAFAPGKNFRIAVNQQMANATTALKTGDEIAFFPPVTGG, via the coding sequence GTGGTCACGCTCCTTTACTTCGCCAGCCTGCGCGAGAGCCTTGCCTGCTCACGTGAGCAGGTTGCGCTTCCTTCCGGTTCTCCCACGGTTGCCGCACTCCTCGAGCAACTGCGTTCGCGCGATGCGCGCTGGTCCGAAGCCTTCGCGCCCGGGAAGAACTTTCGCATCGCCGTGAACCAGCAGATGGCGAATGCCACCACCGCGCTGAAGACCGGTGACGAGATCGCGTTCTTTCCGCCGGTCACCGGAGGCTGA
- the moaE gene encoding molybdopterin synthase catalytic subunit MoaE gives MPIVRVQEADFDTGRELDALTGGRKDVGALASFTGLVRDANDGSSVSAMTLEHYPGMTEKALEEICREAHQRWRLLDTLVIHRVGALKPGDRIVLVGVTSAHRGDAFAACEFIMDYLKTRAPFWKKEATPQGERWVEARSSDDTAANRWRK, from the coding sequence ATGCCGATCGTCCGCGTCCAGGAGGCCGACTTCGACACGGGCCGCGAGCTCGATGCGCTGACGGGCGGCCGCAAGGATGTCGGCGCGCTCGCGAGCTTCACCGGCCTCGTGCGTGATGCCAACGACGGCTCGTCGGTGAGCGCGATGACGCTCGAGCACTACCCGGGCATGACGGAAAAGGCGCTCGAGGAAATCTGCCGCGAAGCTCACCAGCGGTGGAGGTTGCTCGACACGCTCGTCATTCATCGCGTCGGCGCGTTGAAACCCGGTGACCGCATCGTGCTCGTGGGTGTGACGAGCGCGCATCGCGGCGATGCGTTCGCCGCGTGCGAGTTCATCATGGACTACCTCAAGACCCGCGCACCGTTCTGGAAGAAGGAGGCGACGCCGCAGGGCGAGCGGTGGGTCGAGGCGAGATCCAGCGACGACACCGCCGCGAATCGCTGGCGCAAATGA
- a CDS encoding InlB B-repeat-containing protein, producing the protein MTTQWRTTLGLLLAATAAQAQLPPLPPGAPQGSYVSTCSNVKVSGNTLSATCLRANQTPNATTLTLPCTKGLVENLNGVLTCVPYTPPPPSPPPQGGIRPAPAGSYTQTCVGPIISYDEVLRALCANKAGVKAVSELKMPCNGSIENLDGKLTCVTAKAPTPPPPTPAPPVKPPPVTPPPVTPPPPKPKQFPGELMPTTGGAILLPGGYPAKCVPEKACQFTIVGAVELRAAERGGYVFDGWIGACEGRKEPFCVLDKPAKVGATFVTKKSLNKSFTVALLPTQNGAIFGPAEFKTKCVPEKACEVVVPGPVELRAVTRQGFLFAGWVGACEAVKEPVCLVDRSVKVGAKFAAGKPPPPPKSFPVTLLPAVNGVILRPGEVKSNCVPEKGCEIVVAGSEELRAVPRPGYVFRSWVGACEDKKEPVCVVDRPVKVGASFVSTTKPK; encoded by the coding sequence ATGACCACGCAATGGCGCACGACCCTCGGCCTGCTGCTCGCGGCCACGGCAGCCCAGGCGCAGCTACCGCCCCTTCCGCCGGGAGCGCCCCAGGGAAGCTACGTGTCGACCTGCTCCAACGTGAAGGTGTCCGGCAACACGCTCTCCGCGACTTGCCTGCGTGCGAACCAGACCCCCAATGCGACCACGCTCACGCTGCCCTGCACGAAGGGACTGGTCGAGAACTTGAATGGCGTGCTGACGTGCGTTCCGTACACGCCGCCTCCCCCGTCCCCGCCTCCGCAAGGTGGAATTCGCCCGGCCCCGGCCGGCAGCTACACGCAGACGTGCGTCGGCCCGATCATCAGCTACGACGAAGTGCTCCGCGCACTCTGCGCGAACAAGGCCGGTGTCAAGGCGGTATCCGAGCTGAAGATGCCCTGCAACGGCTCCATCGAGAACCTCGACGGCAAGCTCACGTGCGTCACTGCGAAGGCGCCGACGCCCCCGCCCCCGACGCCTGCGCCGCCGGTCAAGCCGCCGCCGGTCACGCCGCCGCCGGTCACGCCGCCGCCGCCCAAGCCCAAGCAATTCCCGGGCGAGCTCATGCCCACTACAGGCGGCGCGATCCTCCTGCCCGGCGGCTACCCGGCCAAGTGCGTGCCCGAGAAGGCGTGCCAGTTCACGATCGTGGGCGCGGTAGAGCTGCGCGCCGCGGAGCGAGGCGGCTACGTGTTCGACGGCTGGATTGGCGCGTGCGAAGGAAGGAAGGAGCCGTTCTGCGTCCTCGACAAGCCCGCCAAGGTGGGCGCGACCTTCGTCACGAAGAAATCCCTGAACAAGAGTTTCACGGTCGCGCTCCTGCCGACCCAGAACGGAGCGATCTTCGGGCCTGCCGAGTTCAAGACCAAGTGCGTACCCGAGAAGGCGTGCGAAGTCGTGGTCCCGGGCCCCGTGGAGTTGCGAGCCGTGACGCGCCAGGGCTTTCTCTTCGCCGGCTGGGTTGGCGCATGCGAGGCAGTGAAGGAGCCCGTCTGCCTGGTCGACCGGTCCGTCAAGGTGGGCGCGAAGTTTGCCGCGGGAAAGCCGCCGCCCCCGCCCAAGAGCTTCCCGGTCACGCTCCTGCCCGCGGTGAATGGAGTGATCCTCCGGCCAGGGGAGGTCAAGAGCAACTGTGTACCCGAGAAGGGGTGCGAAATCGTGGTCGCGGGCTCCGAGGAGTTGCGAGCCGTGCCGCGCCCGGGCTATGTCTTCAGGAGCTGGGTTGGCGCATGCGAAGACAAGAAGGAGCCCGTCTGCGTCGTCGACCGCCCCGTCAAGGTGGGCGCGAGCTTCGTCTCGACGACGAAACCCAAGTGA
- a CDS encoding ArsR/SmtB family transcription factor, with product MPTRKKTSAANEDIFDLIGKTENIEQASAAMQAMAHPLRLKILCLVGTEELSVLEIVDAVGTSQSNISQHLAVLRDQNILVARKEAQKVFYRIEDPRILKMISLTREIFCSS from the coding sequence ATGCCCACCCGCAAGAAGACATCCGCTGCCAACGAAGACATCTTCGACCTGATCGGCAAGACTGAGAACATCGAACAGGCCAGCGCCGCGATGCAGGCGATGGCGCACCCGCTGCGACTCAAGATCCTCTGCCTCGTCGGCACCGAGGAGCTCTCGGTCCTCGAGATCGTGGATGCGGTGGGCACCTCGCAGAGCAACATCTCCCAGCACCTTGCCGTCCTTCGCGACCAGAACATCCTCGTCGCGCGCAAGGAAGCCCAGAAAGTTTTCTACCGCATCGAGGATCCGCGCATCCTCAAGATGATCTCGCTCACGCGCGAGATTTTCTGCAGCTCCTGA
- the soxC gene encoding sulfite dehydrogenase → MSRESTGRLIRAPENFLSQDEIAAVQSGRRDFLRNAFLAAAGTLGAQAAIAQPPGYKGDSAILELPEHSKGLGQPVAARAYGEPSKFEKNLQRRESPGLTRVAAASVSFAPLQGLFGIITPNGLHFERHHQGWWDIDPNQHRLMVMGMVKQAKVYTMDDLMRLPSMSRMHFIECGANTGMEWGNVAVPTVQYSHGMLSCCEFTGVKLSTLLDDCGFDRKNGKFVLAEGADGSSMTRTIPMDRALDDVMVAWAMNGEMLRPENGYPLRLVVPGIQGVSWVKWLRRIEVGDEPWGTKDETLHYIDLMPDGTHRQYTSIQECKSVITTPSGGQTLLDKGFYNVTGLAWSGRGKITRVDVSVDGGRNWKTARLEGPTLTKCLTRFNIDWVWNGGPAVLQSRAIDETGYVQPKINQLRATRGTRSIYHNNAIQSWKVAESGEISNVQIY, encoded by the coding sequence ATGTCGCGTGAATCCACCGGGCGCCTGATCCGGGCCCCCGAGAACTTCCTCAGCCAGGATGAAATCGCCGCGGTGCAGTCGGGCCGGCGCGATTTCCTGCGAAATGCCTTCCTTGCTGCCGCCGGCACGCTCGGCGCGCAAGCCGCGATCGCGCAGCCACCCGGATACAAGGGCGACTCCGCGATCCTCGAGCTGCCCGAACACTCGAAGGGCCTGGGCCAGCCGGTTGCGGCGCGCGCTTATGGCGAGCCTTCGAAGTTCGAGAAGAATCTCCAGCGTCGCGAAAGCCCGGGCCTCACGCGAGTCGCCGCGGCATCGGTATCCTTCGCCCCGCTGCAAGGCCTCTTCGGAATCATCACGCCCAACGGCCTGCACTTCGAGCGCCATCACCAGGGCTGGTGGGACATCGATCCGAACCAACACCGCCTCATGGTCATGGGGATGGTGAAGCAGGCGAAGGTCTACACGATGGACGACCTCATGCGCCTGCCATCGATGTCGCGCATGCACTTCATCGAGTGCGGCGCGAACACCGGCATGGAGTGGGGCAACGTCGCGGTGCCGACGGTGCAGTACTCGCACGGGATGCTCTCGTGCTGCGAATTCACCGGCGTGAAGCTTTCCACGCTGCTCGACGACTGCGGCTTCGATCGCAAGAACGGCAAGTTCGTCCTGGCCGAAGGCGCGGACGGCTCCTCGATGACGCGCACGATCCCGATGGACCGCGCGCTCGACGACGTGATGGTCGCGTGGGCGATGAACGGCGAGATGCTGCGGCCCGAGAACGGCTATCCGCTGCGACTCGTGGTCCCCGGCATCCAGGGCGTGTCGTGGGTGAAGTGGCTGCGGCGCATCGAAGTGGGCGACGAGCCGTGGGGCACGAAGGACGAGACGCTGCACTACATCGACCTCATGCCCGACGGCACGCACCGCCAGTACACTTCGATCCAGGAGTGCAAGTCGGTCATCACGACTCCCTCGGGCGGACAGACGCTCCTCGACAAGGGTTTCTACAACGTGACGGGCCTTGCGTGGTCCGGCCGCGGGAAGATCACGCGCGTCGATGTGTCTGTCGATGGCGGCCGCAACTGGAAGACTGCGCGCCTTGAAGGGCCCACGCTCACGAAGTGCCTCACGCGCTTCAACATCGACTGGGTCTGGAATGGCGGCCCCGCGGTGCTGCAGTCGCGCGCGATCGACGAGACGGGCTACGTGCAGCCGAAGATCAACCAGCTGCGCGCCACGCGCGGCACGCGGTCGATCTATCACAACAACGCGATCCAGTCGTGGAAGGTCGCGGAGTCGGGCGAGATTTCCAATGTCCAGATTTACTAG
- a CDS encoding c-type cytochrome, whose amino-acid sequence MGRPATPAEITAWDIDVRPDFKGLPAGSGSVAKGQVVWESKCASCHGTFGESNEWFAPIVGGTTAEDVKAGRVKTLVTGDVSRTTLMKLSTISTLWDYINRAMPWTAPKSLTTEEVYAVVAYILNLGDILPSDFVLSNENIAQVQEKLPNRKGMRRDHGLWNVKGPGDVRNVACMKDCPVSSGPASSLPEHARDAHGNLAEQNRPVGGVRGAETTGKPALPKVASVVVGPADLAKSKACTACHNAENRVIGPSWKEIGAKYKGEVGAEAKLIAKIKAGGSGVWGPVPMPANPDLADTDAQALVRWILGK is encoded by the coding sequence GTGGGTCGGCCAGCAACGCCTGCCGAGATCACCGCGTGGGACATCGACGTTCGCCCCGACTTCAAGGGATTGCCCGCGGGATCCGGAAGTGTTGCGAAGGGGCAGGTGGTCTGGGAATCGAAGTGCGCCTCCTGCCACGGCACGTTCGGCGAATCCAACGAATGGTTCGCGCCGATCGTCGGCGGCACCACTGCCGAGGACGTGAAAGCCGGCCGTGTGAAGACGCTCGTCACGGGCGATGTCTCGCGCACGACGCTGATGAAGCTCTCGACGATCTCGACACTCTGGGACTACATCAACCGCGCGATGCCGTGGACCGCGCCCAAGTCCCTCACGACCGAGGAGGTCTACGCGGTCGTGGCGTACATCCTCAATCTTGGCGACATCCTTCCCAGCGACTTCGTGCTCTCGAACGAGAACATCGCGCAGGTCCAGGAGAAGCTCCCGAATCGCAAGGGCATGCGCCGCGATCACGGGCTATGGAATGTAAAAGGCCCGGGCGATGTTCGTAACGTGGCCTGCATGAAGGATTGCCCGGTCAGCAGCGGCCCGGCCTCGTCGTTGCCCGAACACGCACGCGATGCGCACGGCAACCTCGCCGAGCAGAACCGTCCGGTGGGCGGCGTGCGCGGCGCGGAGACGACCGGCAAGCCCGCGTTGCCGAAGGTTGCTTCGGTGGTCGTGGGACCGGCCGATCTTGCGAAGAGCAAGGCCTGCACGGCGTGCCACAACGCGGAAAACCGGGTCATCGGTCCCTCGTGGAAGGAAATCGGTGCCAAGTACAAGGGCGAGGTGGGCGCGGAGGCGAAGCTCATCGCCAAGATCAAGGCCGGGGGCAGTGGCGTCTGGGGCCCGGTTCCGATGCCGGCAAACCCTGACTTGGCGGATACCGATGCGCAGGCACTGGTGCGGTGGATCCTCGGAAAGTAG